A region from the Streptomyces tsukubensis genome encodes:
- a CDS encoding bifunctional phosphatase PAP2/diacylglycerol kinase family protein — protein MTDAVRKSWFSRWDRRVFHHVAERAWPAAEPVLPRLSRAADHGVLWFGIAAGIAAAGRSARTRRAAVRGVASLAVASAVINTVGKRSVRRNRPLLDAVPPVRRLRRQPFTTSFPSGHAASAAAFTAGVAMESRGWGAVVAPVAVSVAFSRVYTGVHYPADVVAGAALGIGAALAVRGIVPARSQLAPPVARPVDPPALPDGAGLVVVANRRSGSAALTGLVRAALPHAEVVECEPAEVAVELAKAADRARVLGVYGGDGTVNAAATIAVAQGIPLAVFPGGTLNHFAHDLGIESVDDTCRALATGEAVKVDLGRFTPGPVTASGERAPWGYFVNTFSLGVYPELVTFRERWSPRIGGWTAQVLAAGKVLRHGRPLEAEVEGSRRPLWLLFAGNGIYQRPGPAPGNRQNLADGLLDVRIVHGGANPGLRLVAAALAGPLSRSPVHAAQERRRVRIAGIAEGTPMAYDGEITAAPPELLVDKVTQILTVYRPRTLL, from the coding sequence ATGACGGATGCCGTACGAAAGTCCTGGTTCAGCCGATGGGACCGGCGCGTGTTCCACCATGTCGCCGAACGTGCCTGGCCCGCCGCCGAGCCGGTGCTGCCGCGACTGAGCCGGGCCGCGGACCACGGGGTCCTCTGGTTCGGGATCGCCGCCGGAATAGCCGCCGCGGGGCGCAGCGCCCGGACCCGGCGGGCGGCCGTCCGCGGCGTGGCCTCACTCGCCGTCGCCTCCGCGGTCATCAACACGGTCGGCAAGCGGAGCGTCCGCCGCAACCGTCCCCTGCTGGACGCCGTGCCCCCGGTCCGCCGGCTGCGGCGCCAGCCGTTCACCACCTCGTTCCCCTCGGGGCACGCCGCTTCGGCCGCGGCCTTCACGGCGGGGGTGGCGATGGAGTCCAGGGGCTGGGGTGCCGTCGTCGCGCCGGTCGCCGTATCGGTTGCCTTCTCCCGTGTCTATACGGGGGTCCACTATCCGGCCGATGTGGTGGCCGGGGCGGCCCTCGGCATCGGCGCCGCCCTCGCCGTGCGCGGAATCGTTCCGGCACGGTCGCAGCTCGCACCGCCCGTGGCCCGGCCGGTGGATCCGCCCGCCCTGCCGGACGGCGCGGGCCTGGTCGTGGTGGCCAACCGCCGCTCCGGCTCGGCCGCCCTGACGGGACTGGTCCGCGCCGCGCTGCCGCACGCCGAGGTCGTGGAGTGCGAGCCCGCCGAGGTCGCCGTGGAGCTGGCGAAGGCGGCCGACCGGGCGCGGGTGCTCGGGGTGTACGGCGGGGACGGGACGGTCAACGCCGCCGCCACGATCGCGGTCGCCCAGGGCATTCCGCTCGCCGTGTTCCCCGGCGGCACGCTCAACCACTTCGCGCACGATCTGGGCATCGAGTCCGTCGACGACACCTGCCGCGCGCTGGCGACCGGGGAGGCGGTCAAGGTGGACCTGGGCCGCTTCACGCCCGGCCCGGTCACCGCCTCGGGCGAGCGCGCGCCCTGGGGGTACTTCGTCAACACGTTCAGCCTCGGGGTGTATCCGGAGCTGGTGACGTTCCGGGAGCGCTGGTCGCCCCGGATCGGTGGCTGGACCGCGCAGGTCCTGGCCGCGGGCAAGGTGCTGCGGCACGGCAGGCCGCTGGAGGCGGAGGTCGAGGGCAGCCGGCGGCCGCTGTGGCTGCTCTTCGCGGGCAACGGGATCTACCAGCGGCCGGGTCCCGCGCCGGGCAACCGGCAGAACCTGGCGGACGGTCTGCTGGACGTGCGGATCGTGCACGGCGGCGCCAATCCGGGGCTGCGCCTGGTCGCCGCGGCCCTCGCGGGCCCGCTCAGCCGGTCCCCGGTCCATGCGGCGCAGGAGCGGCGCCGGGTCCGTATCGCGGGCATCGCGGAGGGCACCCCGATGGCGTACGACGGCGAGATCACGGCCGCGCCGCCGGAGCTGCTGGTCGACAAGGTGACGCAGATCCTCACGGTCTACCGGCCCCGCACCCTGCTCTGA